Proteins encoded in a region of the Bicyclus anynana chromosome 27, ilBicAnyn1.1, whole genome shotgun sequence genome:
- the LOC112051227 gene encoding proteoglycan 4: MKIPETSANIGAYYGNEENGQWQPNGVIIDSGVGGGVVGSGDAGVHRPPVYPVHIPRGHIPGYVMAGAYYPPAYPPAPPAPQDDFADYMWMENEEEFDKQVMQQLEEEALMEQCIEAMLEDEQREQRQRPVSNGHNHPTTSNGSAPVSLQEAVSRSTLNPLAAEFVPNRARQPPEEKQSITEVKTEVKTEVESAKEVTEVTQKDVVDGKQSTEQSKTEESIPKPTEPPEVSAADILPIDAEKEKKPRESKKDTKSKQDVKKTQKVDVKTKAKPIVVKSETKMQPKKKETNVKVVKSEVRVEETEAPVAEVVKQSTPPVTEETTQPGIKPINYAAAAKANKPKKPTTPPATKPTSPPVTEKAPPLATKTEKIEKKPPSKDSKVKNEKSAPKTDKPSVQRKSSMK, from the exons ATGAAAATTCCGGAAACGTCTGCAAATATTGGAGCTTATTATGGCAATGAAGAAAATGGACAGTGGcag CCGAACGGCGTGATAATCGACAGCGGCGTCGGCGGCGGCGTCGTGGGCAGCGGCGACGCGGGCGTGCACCGCCCCCCCGTCTACCCCGTGCACATCCCCCGCGGGCACATACCCG GATACGTGATGGCAGGCGCGTACTACCCCCCTGCGTACCCCCCCGCGCCCCCCGCGCCCCAGGACGACTTCGCTGACTACATGTGGATGGAGAATGAGGAGGAGTTTGACAAACAG GTGATGCAGCAACTAGAGGAAGAGGCTCTCATGGAGCAGTGTATAGAGGCGATGCTAGAGGACGAGCAACGGGAGCAGAGACAGAGGCCGGTGTCCAATGGACACAACCATCCCAC CACGAGCAACGGGTcagcgccggtgtcgctgcagGAGGCGGTGTCGCGGTCGACGCTCAACCCGCTGGCGGCGGAGTTCGTGCCCAACAGAGCACGCCAGCCTCCCG AAGAAAAACAGTCAATCACAGAAGTAAAGACAGAAGTCAAAACAGAAGTGGAGAGTGCAAAAGAAGTCACAGAAGTTACACAGAAGGACGTCGTAGACGGCAAGCAGAGCACAGAACAGAGTAAAACGGAAG AATCAATACCAAAACCCACCGAGCCGCCAGAGGTGAGCGCGGCGGACATTTTACCCATAGACGCGGAGAAAGAAAAAAAGCCGAGGGAATCGAAAAAGGACACCAAATCCAAGCAGGACgtgaaaaaaacacaaaaagtcGACGTGAAAACGAAAGCTAAGCCGATTGTGGTGAAATCGGAGACTAAAATGCAACCCAAGAAGAAGGAAACGAACGTTAAAGTTGTCAAAAGTGAAGTCAGAGTTGAGGAAACGGAGGCGCCGGTCGCCGAAGTTGTCAAA CAATCAACCCCGCCAGTGACGGAGGAAACGACGCaaccgggaatcaaacccatcAACTACGCCGCCGCGGCGAAGGCGAACAAGCCCAAGAAACCCACCACACCGCCCGCGACGAAACCCACCAGCCCGCCGGTGACAGAGAAGGCGCCACCGCTCGCGACGAAAACCgagaaaatcgaaaaaaaaccACCATCAAAGGACAGTAAAGTGAAAAATGAAAAGTCAGCGCCCAAAACAGATAAGCCGAGTGTACAAAGGAAAAGTtctatgaaataa